TCTCTGAGTAATTAGGAAAAAAACAGCGTTACTTTCGTCCCAGTTCTCACTTTCAGTTTTCACTGACTCACTTCACTCGCATGCTCAGATCAAATACAGAACTGAAGCAAGTTGTCAAATCTGGCCAGGATGATCAATATttttatttggtaacattgcGCAGTGTGACATGATAATCGTAAAAGACTGAATCCGACTAGTTAATTATGATGATGAACCAGATTTGACAGCATCTGATGGCTTGTTTGCCAAAGGGTGAAGCCGGGGTTTGTGTATATGGACATGCATTTTTGAACAGACTGTTGGTTACCCATCGTTGACCTGACACTCAATTCTCCATTTTCCTAGAAGATGATGCAATGGTGGAGGTCACTACAGGGTCACAGAACCATCACCCAATTAGCCGGCGGCGTACAGTGGGCATCATGGACATGGGCGGAGCCTCGCTGCAGATAGCCTATGAGGTGCCTAGCGCGGTCCACTTCAGTTCACCTGAACAGGTAAGGAAGGATCCAGCTGAGCGCTCATATTCTCATTGTATTTGTGTGGTATGACTGGTTGTTGTGTATACTGGTAGGCCTGGTGTTAGGGTTTAGTAAACCACACCATGTATTGGAGATAATGTCTGCGTCCTGATTCTCCACACCAGGGTCgcattcattagggcacaccgtagcgAAACATTTTGTAACGGACAAAAGAACGTGCATTTCGTATCGGACACATTTAGGTAGTCCTTCCCTGTTTCCAtgtgttttcttccatttggtgcctttATGAATCTCCCATTTATCGCAAATAATTTAACGGCAAGATCTTTACAAAGCTATTATTCAaggagtagggtgaagttgctaCTGATCTTGGGCCAGTTTAGCATTTAGCATGTATAtggttctctgtctccctctacaggaGGAGTCAGGTAAGAGCCTGCTGGCAGAGTTTAACCTGGGCTGTGATTCAGAGCACACGCAGCACGTCTACCGTGTATATGTCACCACGTTCCTGGGGTTCGGGGGGAACATGGCTCGACAGCGCTACGAAGACCAGCTGGTCAACTCCACCATCACCAAGAACAGGTAGAACCGGCagggggacacacacacggacacagagagtgcgagacacacacacacacacagtgcctagtcagaccccttggctttttttcctcatcaatctacctacacacaataccccataatgataacgccaacaggtttttagaaatgtttgctaagtTATAAAACACCAGGGGTGTAAAGTACGtaagtaaagatactttaaagtacaacttaagtagttttttggggtgtctgtactttactctactatttatatttttaaactactttcacttttatttcactacatttctaaagaaaataatgtactttttactcaacattttccctgacacacaaaagtatTCATTACATttagaaaatggtccaattcacacacttatcaagagaacatccctggtcctccctactgcctctgatctggcagactcactaaacacaaatgcttcatttgtaaatgatgtctgagtgttggagtgtgcccctggctatccttaaAGAAAGAAAATGGTGCTTGTCTGGtatgcttaatataaggaatctGAAATGATTTatgtttttacttttgatacttaagtatatttaaaaccaaataattgtagacttttcctcaagtagtattttactgggtgactttaacttttactggagtcattttctattaagtctTTACTTCtacttaagtatgacaattgggtactttttctaccactgtaaaaaataaaaaacacatcacatgtacataagtattcagaccctttactcagtactttgttgaaacacctttggcagcaattacagccttcctgggtatgactctacaagctcggcacacctatattttgggactttctcccattcttctctgcagatcctctcaatctctgtccggttgaatggggagcgttgttgcgcagctattttcaggtctctccagagatgttcgatcgggttcaagtctgaactctggctgggccactcaaggacattgagagacttgtccagaagccactgtGTGCTCGTTTTTATTTATTATCGTCATTATTTTcattatttaactcggcaagtcagttaagaacaaattcttatttaccatgatgacctaccccggccaaacccggacgaagctgggcaaattgtgcgccgccctatgggactcccaatcacggccggatgtgatgcggCCTGGATTTGAACCCGGTACTGCAGTGACTCCTTGAACTGAGATGcggtgtcttagaccactgcgccactcgttgtcctgttggaaggtgaaacttcgccccagtctgaggtcctgagtgctctggagcaggttttcattaaggatctctctgtacttttctctgtttatctttgccttgatcctgactggtctcccagtccctgctgctgaaaaacatcccgacagcatgatgctgccaccaccattcttcaccttagggacggtgccaggttccctccagatgtgacacttggcattcaggccgaaaagttcaatcttggtttcatcagaccagagaatcttgtttctcatggtctagagagtctttaggtgccttttggcaaactccaagcgggctactgaggagtgacttccatctggccactctataataaaggcctgattggtggagtgctgcagagatggttgtccttcgggaaggttctcccatttccagagaggaactctagagttcttggtcacctccctgaccaaggcctttctcccccgattgcttagtttggcggggaggccagctctaggaagagtcttggtgtttctacatttcttccattttaagaatgatggaggccactgggtttttggggaccttcaatgctgcaaaaaatgtttggtaaccttccccagatctgtgactcgacacaatcctttctcggagCTCTGCTGGCAATTCCTtggacctcatgtcttggtttttgctttgacatacactgtcaactgtgggaccttatatagacaggtttgagcctttccaaatcatgtccaatcaattgaatttaccatagatggactccaatcaagttgtagaaacatctcaaggatgatcaatggaaacaggatgcacctgagctctcatagcaaagggtctgaatacttttttatgtgaataaggtatttctgttttttatttttaataaatttgcaaacatttctaaaaacctgttttcactttgtcattatggggtattgtgtgtagattgctgagtttaGACTTATTctaatttttattattttttaatgtaacaacatgtggaaagagtcaaggggtctgaatacttaccaaaggcactgtacatacatgcatacatacgtACACAATGGCACACGcatatacagacacattcacacttGCATAAACAGAGGGTCACATTCTTAAATTCATCACCTTGCTACAATTTCATCTCAACACCTTGAGTCTGAGAACTCAATGATTGATTGATCAACTGACTATCCCTTCCTTCGTGACACTTCCTGGTTGTCCTCCAGGCTGACAGGCGATCAGACAGGCATGATGGAAGCCACGCCCCTTGCGGACCCATGCCTCCCTGTCGGCCTATCAGACGTGGTGCGTCGGGACGGCCGTGCGGTCCACCTGAGAGGGCAGGGGGATTGGGCGCGGTGCCAGGGGGCAGTCAGGCCTTTCCTGGGTCTCCACAACGGCACCATGGGATCCCCCAGGGGGGTGTACCAGGCCCCCATCGACTACAGCAACTCAGAGTTCTACGGCTTCTCTGAGTTCTTCTACTGCACCGAGGATGTATTGAGGATGGGGGGACCGTACGACAGCGCTAAGTACTCCAAGGCTGCCACGGTAACCACAGCTCCTCATTCTAGAACTTATCATGATCAGATATTCTAGACCTGGGTTTCCTCTGTCATTAGCTTGGCAGGTTAGGTTTCTCCTCACTTAGCCCTCTTGTtcccgatttttatttatttattttaagtcTGGTTTCAACAAAAAACAAGTCCTTTGAAGATGCCTTTCTGTGCACTGCCTAAGAAATCTAAGGGAAAATATTGGTTTTGTGAAAGGCAAGAAAATTACTTTTGTCATTCTCTTCAAGTTAGCCTGGTACCAGTTGGTTTGTGCTGTCACGCCACTCCTTGTCAGGTTTGGCATGATGATGAGGAGTTGGAATGATAGCCTGGTACCAGTTGGTTTGTGCTGTCACGCCACTCCTTGTCAGGTTTGGCATGATGAGGAGTTGGAACGatagcacaaacaggtctgggaacaGGCTGTCACGCCACTCCTTGTCAGGTTTGGCATGACGAGGAGTTGGAacgatagcacaaacagatctgggaacaggctgTCTCGCCACTCCTTGTCAAGTTTGGCATGACGAGGAGTTGGAacgatagcacaaacagatctgggaacaggctgTCACGCCACTCCTTGTCAGGTTTGGCATGACGAGGAGTTGGAacgatagcacaaacagatctgggaacaggctgTCTTTTAAGCTCTTATATCGCCAAGAGATCTTTCCAGGAGGTAACTCcgttctctcctgtctgtctgtctgcaggacTATTGTGCCACCAAGTGGTCAACCCTCACCAAGCGTCTGGACAGCAAGCTGTTCTCTAAACAAGCAGACTCCTCCAGACTGAAGTAAGAAACCCTTCAACCCAGTTACCCAGGCTACCACTGTACTCAATATGTCTACTAGATATTCATCTGTAACCCCAGTTACCCAGTCTACCACTGTACTCAATATGTGTAATAGATATCAATCTACTACCATCTGTTACCCCAGTTACCCAGTCTACCACTGTACTCAATATGTCTAATAGATATTCATCTGTAAACCCAGTTACCCAGTCTACCACTGTACTCAATATGTCTAATAGATATTCATCTACTACCATCTGTTACCCCAGTTACCCAGTCTACCACTGTACTCAATATGTCTAATAGATATTCATCTGTAAACCCAGTTACCCAGTCTACCACTGTACTCAATATGTCTAATAGATATTCATCTACTACCATCTGTTACCCCAGTTACCCAGTCTACCTCTGTACTCAATATGTCTAATAGATATTCATCTACAACCATCTGTAACCCCAGTTACCCAGTCTACCGCTGTACTCAATATGTCTAATAGATATTCATCTACTACCATCTGTCTGGAAATGCCTATTTAATAAAAATGGAATGCGTATTGTGCATACCTTACCTCAGCATACATCACCTCATCAaccacctctctccctgtccaggtACCAGTGTTTTAAGTCAGCCTGGATGTTCCAGGTACTCCACTCAGGCTTCAGGTTCCCTAAGGACTACCCCAGCCTTAAGACTGCTCAGCTGGTCTATGACAAGGAGGTGCAATGGACCCTGGGAGCCATCCTGTTTAAGACACGCttcctgcctctcaggtcagtaggcactttgtgtgtgtctgtctgtctgtgtgtctgtctgttattaatccgtctctctctctcctctctaacagggACCTCCAGGCAGAGTCATTTAAACAGGGCCACTCCAACTGGCTGCGTTCCTCCTTCGTCTACAACCACTACCTGTTTTTTGCCTGTATCCTGGTGGTCCTGCTGGCCATTCTACTGTACATCCTCCGCCTCCGCAGGATCCACCAGCGAGAACAGAGGCAGGCAGAGGCCCTGGACCTGCtctgggtggaggagggggaggctcTTCTGGCCTGACCCAGGATCAGTTTAGACTCTTTCTTGACCTGAGGCCTTGGGTGTGGGGGGGTTACTGATCTAGGATGAGTCGAGATGCTCTCAGTAACTGGTGTTCATAGCCTGGTATGCACAGCTCTAGGATCAACCTTTCACCCTCTGAGTTGTAGGCTTGACTGGTGCTCTATTTGTTAAGAggcactgatctaggatcagattatcaACCGCAAATCATGACCTTGACTTGGACCAACGCCCTGTTGGGACAATGATCTAGGACCAGCTTAGTCACGCTGAATCATAAAGTTGACTTGGCTAGAAATGCAATAGCAACGTCATCCTACAACTAAGGTTTTAATTATGGGGGTGCTGGACACTCCCGTTTTTTACTAATCTTTACACCCCAGATACAGATATCAACGTTGACCTGATCGTGAGCACCCTTGTAAAACAGAAAATATCAACCAAGGTCCAAATCACTATTTATAGTAACCTCTGACCTAGAGTGTTGATGTAAACATAAGTAGGAGGGGCCATGGAACTGGAACCTTCAAAAGGGGGAGGAGAATTGCAGGATGTGGGCGAAACATCATAAAGGGAGAACTAGATCGTTAAAACAACGAAACAGGAGAATCCCAACAGGTGAAAGCCTGAGGACCGAGCCATTCTATTTCTATTGTAGATAATTCACTGTTGCAGAGGGACCACTGTGTTGGCCATTTTGTGTGAAGGAAGGTGAAGCTTGACGTTTGAGGCTGAAGTTGcccttaaccacagatctagaaTCAAGTAACCtactcctaatcctaaccttaaccatgagGGGGATGCAAATAAAATCTGACCCTGTATCTGTGGTTAGTGGTAACTTCTAGCTACTCTTTGATGAAAAGGGTGCCTCTATGATTGTCTGTTTTGGACAGTATTGTAACCACGATGATAGTTTCTATCTGACCAGTATACTTCCTCTAAATCTCACAAACAGGAAGTGCATTAATTCCTTAATAATCCCACTGTGGGAATGCTTTTGTATTGAAAAACTACAATGAGGAATCAaacatggggtggcaggtagcctagtgggttacagcgttgggccagtaaccgaaaggttgcttgatcgaatccccgagctgacaagggaaaaatctgttgttctgcccctgaacaaggcagttaactcactgttccacAGACGCCGAAAGACgaggatgtcgattaaggcagccccccccgtacctctctgattcagaggggttgggttaaatgtggaagacatttcagttgaatgactGGGACCACTGACTAGGTATCACCTTTCCCTTCTCAAACAATTTATTACAGGGGTTCATTGAATGTCCTTAACGTTTTTAAACTGTTTGTTTTGGTGCTGGGAACAGATTGTTCTGAGCCAGTTATGTTGATGACAAACTAGGAGTGAAACGGTTTGTCAGTGTTTAATGGATTGAAGTTGATGCCTTCTGATTGCATTGTGTTGAactgtggtacacacacacacacacacacacaactgaacTCCCAAGTTGTGTGTTACGATGGGTCTATGTCAGACTGTCAATGTTAGTTACCCACCAGCTCCTGCCCTGTACTGTAAATATCCAATCAGACATCACTATCAGTCTGCTCTACTCCTCTTGATAATGTTGGGAGGTATTGCTGTTGTTAAAGGAGATGCATTGAATTGCTAATCAAAGGACCCATCTTGTTATTTTGAAGCTGTATAATTTGAGTCGTCACAGTGCAAGTGGAAGTGTAGCGTCAGTGATTTTAATGTCAATTCATCACACTTCCTTTTAGCTTTGGACTCTTTCTCCGGCTGAAACCTTCAGGGCAGCATTTGAATGGGGTCTTATACCTTCCCTCGGTTTGACCCGTTTGTTTTGTTAAAATCTACAAGAGGAAGGGGCCTCTAATTGTTGCAGCTCTATTTTGAATTTTGACTCTTCCTAAAGAAGGACCAATGATCAACTGGACCAAgtttgtgttccaaatggcaccctattccctatatagtgcactactttagagcagGTCCCATAGGGCTTGGGTTAAAAGTATTGCACAATGtagtaaatagggtgccatttgggacgtactcCTAACTGTCTTGTCGGTCTCTTATTGAGGAAAAATAACTACATGGATGTGGAAAACAAACATCTGTTTTAAATAAATCAACGTTTTAAAACATGTTGCTTCTCTCTGGGTACTTTCTCTTTGTTTAGGGCCAGGGTCATATTCATATTCTTATTATTCTTATTCAGGTtcagttcaggtagtccctccctgtttcattccatttcttctgtttggtgcctagtGTATATGACTGAGCTGGTTTAGCAGGTCTTGGTAACGTGTGTCAATGTGCCCTGACATGAACCGAGGTTGGCAGCTGGCACTTTCCAGGGCATTCTGGGTGTTTATATCATCCAGGTACGAGAGACGGGTGCAGGTCGATGTGCCAACGGACCAAGGCTGACACTCCCCGTTTTACTTTCTTCAGGGATGGAATTATCCAGAATAACCTTGTGTTTGGCTTTCTCTCAGTTTGCTAACAATGTAGGAAAGGAAACAAGGAAAGGAAACAAGAAGGGGAAGCTTTAAGAAGATTTGGCCACTGTCCAAACAAATTCTTCTCTAGGGGAAACAAAAAGAGCACCCTTACCAACCTGTTTTCTTAAAAATAGACTTTAATACAACAGCTGCATATAAATATTAAAATATTCATTATAATGGTGTACAGTACACTCACACAGAACAAAAACAAATATTAGGCTTCTATTTGTACGGCACTTAGTACTCTTTTTTTTCTTGCTGctttttaatgtttttaaaaaatgttattcCATTCTGTATTTTGCCAATCCAAAGCGTTTATTGTACTATTGTGATTATTGTAGGTTATTGAAAACAGAGGGGGGGTTAGAGTTGTGAAGGGATATGGGGGGTGCTGTACATGACATGATGACACTGTTCTGGAATGTATCCTGTTTGTAGTCCAgaagagatttttgcagttccaAAAGAGCTCCTCGTGTCCTAGaacctgtgttctagaatgtccATTCCTCTTCTTACTTCGCTCTGTTAGAAAATCATTGGTTTGGGTATCATTTGTCTTCCTCTGTCTAAACCCCATCAGGACTGTCAGGGTAACAAACCCAGAGTCTCCGAGCTCTCCTGTCTCGGGGCGTCACGTCATCTTTGAAACAGGAGAGGGCCTCCAGTCTCTGGgaggacaatgtgtgtgtgtgtgtgtgtgagagagtcttCATTTCAGGACCAGTCACTGAGGGGTCACTGTAGTCCCACCAGGGTCATCTTACATCCAAGCCCATTCAGGCtttaaacaaaacacacacatgccttcttcggctctctctctcacacacacacacacactgattgagCTAAGGGGGAATTCACCTCCTTAGTTTCATCCATTTCAGACAGTGAATGGAGAGAATCGTGTTCTCCACCTACAGAAGACCAACTAGATTAGAACACGAGGTAATGCTCCATTCTTCCTGGTATGAACATGGAAAAAGTAGCAAGAATACTTTGTATTGTTGTCAACCTCGTTATAACATACTACAGTATAGGCCTAGACATTTGGCAGAAAAATGCATCCTACACGTGTAATACAGTGCTCAAACTTGTTGAACCATTTGTCAGTTCAAACTGGATTCAGCCCTTGTTGTCGATTGCTCAAAGGCATTCTAGAACTGGGTTTCTAAAGGCAGTATTATCAGGAAGGATCCGTCTCTGGGATCGGCTAGCTCTCCCTTTTGGTATGTCAGAGCCCACTCGTTTAGTTTCCCTTCAGTGTGAGGCTGTGTTAGACCAGGGAGCTGGGTAAATGGCtggtctgaaatggcaccctattccctataggggactacttttgaccagcgccctaCAACcggagtcctatgggccctgatgaaaagtagtgcactatatcttGAACAGGGAGTCAGTTCGGATGCACCCAATCTGTGATCGACCAGATGGCTGGATTCTTGTTGTCTCCCCCCATATGCCAGGTGGCAAATCGGGCTGAAGGTGGAGCTCTGACTCGACTACTTTCCCCTGGCACCCCCCTTCTATTCAAGGTAAAACATAAACAGTGTTCTGAGAAGCAGAGTGAGTGGGAGGAATGCTAGCAGAGTGTAGAGAGAGTCCTTGCCAAGACCTCGCCGCCACTCCCGCTCCATCAAAGTtaacccaaaacacaacccaTGAAACGGTACATGAACAGGAAGGGAAAAAACACATCCAGTTAGTGTAGGCCTAAGTGGGAGGAAAAAAACAACAGTTTGTGAGTTTGTTAGTTATTTctacagttgttgttgttgttgcagaaagCAGCAGGAGGGCAGTGCTAGTGCTCCTGCCAGAGAAGAGATCGTGTGACTATTCtggcacggtgtgtgtgtgtgtgtggagaagagaagcctcccagagagagaaatatataacCACAGTACAGTAACACTCACTCTCCACCATTTTACCAACACAGAGCGAGGCAATCAACCAAAGCTTGCATTCCAATTTCAATACTAACCAGCTTGAAAGACATGATAGAAATGACTATCAGGACCAGATTACAACCAGTTCTGGTAATAAACTAGTTGTAATTATTACTTCAACCAGCTTTTGCCCACTGGGTACACAACACTATCTGCCCACTACATTGCTCCATAATACATAGTACAGTAGTATGCTAGTATGGACATTTGGAACACAGAAAGTCCTAACTTTGAGTCGAATTGTCACTTAGTCATGTATTGAAATCAATGGGAAAATGTCACTTACGCGGAAGTTACTGTTCACCCCTAAAAGAGATGATGATTATCATACTAGCCACTGTGAGCTCAAATCACAACGTGTGTTTGTGAGTTCATCATGATACACATTATGAGTAATGTTAAAAAAAACCATTCAGAGAGCATTGTGTTGTTTTGGGTTGATTTGGAAGAGGCCTGTCCCCTAGTAAAAGGTGCCTCAACGTAATGTCAGACCTGCCTGTCCATTTGGTCGTCCTCTCCAGTGTCTCTTCTTTTAATCCAGCCACCATCTGTCTTTGGCATCGTGTTCCCTTATAGTGCTCCGGGCTGCATTCAGGACTACCAAAGTTACACGGAAACGTTCCAGATTGAAGCCCGATAAGGAGTTTTTCCGTTTTTGTACTGTGTAATAACCAGCCTGTGTCCTCTTGCTCTGTTTTAAACTTTTAAAAATGCTGCattccttctttcctctcctccttgaAAATCATATTAGTGATAATGTCAAGGAAGAGAAGGATGTTTTTAAAAGTATTGAAACAGGACATTGGTGTTTCTATGTATCTTCACACCTCAGTATTGAGGACCAGCAGCAGCCGGTGGACCTGAGCACCAAATAGTTGAAGGTAAATGACCCTTTAGCCTGCTGGAGCGGCGTTCTAATGGATGGAACTTCCATAGGTGAGAATGGAACATTGGCTCTGGAACGCAGCCCGGGTTTCTCAAGCTTGGTTCTCTTTGAAAAAACAGAAGAGTATTGCTTAACATCGCCATGGCGATCTGTCACTCCCACCTCTGAAATTGTCCTGCCGTGAATGTATTTATTTCTCCTCTTGTTTGGTTGCTTTGACTGTGTACATCGTTGGGGAaaaccccactgggcacagacggcAATTCAATGTTTATTCCACGTTGGGTCAACATAAATTCATttgaaatgaagtggaaacaacgttgattaaaCCAATCTGTGCCCAGTAGGTATGTTCATTGCTAGGTTGTTTTGTTCaggcatactgtactgtaggttatgtGGCTCATAGATCTAGTAGGCACTACAAACACAACATTTGCCTTTCAACTTGAACACAACATTCCACTCTCTATGTTAACACATTTCCCTTTCAacgttaaaggcccagtgcagacaACATtttgatttcctgtgttttatatatatttccactgcacggcaagaggtacaggagcgccaagtctaggtccaaaaggctccttaacagcttctacccccaagccataagactgctgaacagggTCAGGTACTTCATTTTCACTCAGAAATATTTGATATTAAgataaaatggctgcattggacctttaacaaaGTTTCAACTTCAGCACAACATTGCCCTTTCTAGGTTACCACAACATTGCCCTTTCTAGGTTACCACAACATTGCCCTTTCTAGGTTACCACAACATTGCCCTTTCTAGGTTACCACAACATTGCCCTTTCTAG
This sequence is a window from Oncorhynchus mykiss isolate Arlee chromosome 13, USDA_OmykA_1.1, whole genome shotgun sequence. Protein-coding genes within it:
- the LOC110487245 gene encoding ectonucleoside triphosphate diphosphohydrolase 7 isoform X1 is translated as MAGCELQHVFRITFSCLPASWYCSVSLLSLGCVPRQRAFFLVFLTCSALVFLGVYQTELWGPQRHRGHVNKYLSSVETMEATDVTNAALNYGIVVDCGSSGSRVYVYYWPPHHGNLHTLLDIRQMRDHDRHPVVKKIKPGISTMALSPAKASDYLHPLLSFAATHVPRKKHKETPLYILCTAGMRLLPESQQAAILEDLVRDVPVEFDFLFSSSHAEVISGKQEGVYAWIGINFVLGRFDHAEYEDDAMVEVTTGSQNHHPISRRRTVGIMDMGGASLQIAYEVPSAVHFSSPEQEESGKSLLAEFNLGCDSEHTQHVYRVYVTTFLGFGGNMARQRYEDQLVNSTITKNRLTGDQTGMMEATPLADPCLPVGLSDVVRRDGRAVHLRGQGDWARCQGAVRPFLGLHNGTMGSPRGVYQAPIDYSNSEFYGFSEFFYCTEDVLRMGGPYDSAKYSKAATDYCATKWSTLTKRLDSKLFSKQADSSRLKYQCFKSAWMFQVLHSGFRFPKDYPSLKTAQLVYDKEVQWTLGAILFKTRFLPLRDLQAESFKQGHSNWLRSSFVYNHYLFFACILVVLLAILLYILRLRRIHQREQRQAEALDLLWVEEGEALLA
- the LOC110487245 gene encoding ectonucleoside triphosphate diphosphohydrolase 7 isoform X2; the protein is MAGCELQHVFRITFSCLPASWYCSVSLLSLGCVPRQRAFFLVFLTCSALVFLGVYQTELWGPQRHRGHVNKYLSSVETMEATDVTNAALNYGIVVDCGSSGSRVYVYYWPPHHGNLHTLLDIRQMRDHDRHPVVKKIKPGISTMALSPAKASDYLHPLLSFAATHVPRKKHKETPLYILCTAGMRLLPESQQAAILEDLVRDVPVEFDFLFSSSHAEVISGKQEGVYAWIGINFVLGRFDHAEYDDAMVEVTTGSQNHHPISRRRTVGIMDMGGASLQIAYEVPSAVHFSSPEQEESGKSLLAEFNLGCDSEHTQHVYRVYVTTFLGFGGNMARQRYEDQLVNSTITKNRLTGDQTGMMEATPLADPCLPVGLSDVVRRDGRAVHLRGQGDWARCQGAVRPFLGLHNGTMGSPRGVYQAPIDYSNSEFYGFSEFFYCTEDVLRMGGPYDSAKYSKAATDYCATKWSTLTKRLDSKLFSKQADSSRLKYQCFKSAWMFQVLHSGFRFPKDYPSLKTAQLVYDKEVQWTLGAILFKTRFLPLRDLQAESFKQGHSNWLRSSFVYNHYLFFACILVVLLAILLYILRLRRIHQREQRQAEALDLLWVEEGEALLA
- the LOC110487245 gene encoding ectonucleoside triphosphate diphosphohydrolase 7 isoform X3, translated to MARITFSCLPASWYCSVSLLSLGCVPRQRAFFLVFLTCSALVFLGVYQTELWGPQRHRGHVNKYLSSVETMEATDVTNAALNYGIVVDCGSSGSRVYVYYWPPHHGNLHTLLDIRQMRDHDRHPVVKKIKPGISTMALSPAKASDYLHPLLSFAATHVPRKKHKETPLYILCTAGMRLLPESQQAAILEDLVRDVPVEFDFLFSSSHAEVISGKQEGVYAWIGINFVLGRFDHAEYEDDAMVEVTTGSQNHHPISRRRTVGIMDMGGASLQIAYEVPSAVHFSSPEQEESGKSLLAEFNLGCDSEHTQHVYRVYVTTFLGFGGNMARQRYEDQLVNSTITKNRLTGDQTGMMEATPLADPCLPVGLSDVVRRDGRAVHLRGQGDWARCQGAVRPFLGLHNGTMGSPRGVYQAPIDYSNSEFYGFSEFFYCTEDVLRMGGPYDSAKYSKAATDYCATKWSTLTKRLDSKLFSKQADSSRLKYQCFKSAWMFQVLHSGFRFPKDYPSLKTAQLVYDKEVQWTLGAILFKTRFLPLRDLQAESFKQGHSNWLRSSFVYNHYLFFACILVVLLAILLYILRLRRIHQREQRQAEALDLLWVEEGEALLA